In Trichocoleus desertorum NBK24, the following are encoded in one genomic region:
- the rodA gene encoding rod shape-determining protein RodA — translation MLQKSLARIRWKSLIQPWQETDGWLFFLPIGLTFMGGVMIYSTELNQGWTDWWQHWLIGGIGLVLALAISRCRYENLLQWRWVIYGITNASLLAVMFIGTTALGAQRWITIGGFNIQPSEFAKLGMIITLAAMLQGRTASTLSAAVQTLAVTAVPWGLVFLQPDLGTSLVFGAITIGMLYWGNANPGWLVLLISPIVSAILFNVFFSSWLIGLEVIWVLLMAAIAWMTLPWPRLGALVAVAVNLISGALGHLLWGLLKDYQKDRLILFLDPDKDPLGGGYHLIQSRIAIGAGELWGRGFMKGTQTQLNFIPEQHTDFIFSAIGEELGFIGCFLVLMAFWLICLRLVIIAQNAKDNFGSLLAAGVFSMLVFQVVVNVGMTIGLAPVTGIPLPWMSYGRSALLTNFVAIGLVQSVANYRQRLKF, via the coding sequence ATGTTGCAGAAATCGCTAGCCCGAATTCGCTGGAAATCTTTAATTCAACCGTGGCAAGAAACCGATGGCTGGTTGTTTTTCCTCCCCATTGGTCTGACCTTCATGGGCGGGGTAATGATTTACAGTACCGAGTTAAATCAAGGATGGACAGACTGGTGGCAACACTGGCTAATCGGCGGCATTGGGCTAGTGCTGGCCTTGGCAATCTCAAGGTGCCGCTATGAAAACCTATTGCAGTGGCGTTGGGTGATCTACGGCATCACCAATGCATCGCTATTGGCGGTTATGTTTATCGGCACCACTGCACTCGGAGCCCAACGGTGGATTACGATTGGGGGCTTTAACATTCAGCCTTCTGAGTTCGCCAAACTCGGCATGATTATCACTCTGGCAGCCATGTTGCAAGGACGCACGGCCTCAACCCTAAGCGCTGCGGTTCAAACCCTAGCCGTGACAGCAGTGCCTTGGGGTTTAGTATTTTTGCAGCCAGACCTGGGAACGTCGTTGGTGTTTGGGGCCATTACGATTGGGATGCTCTATTGGGGTAACGCCAACCCCGGTTGGCTCGTGCTGCTGATTTCCCCCATTGTTTCAGCCATTTTGTTTAATGTCTTCTTCTCCAGTTGGTTGATTGGCCTGGAAGTTATTTGGGTATTGCTCATGGCAGCGATCGCCTGGATGACTTTACCTTGGCCTAGGCTCGGCGCGTTAGTGGCAGTAGCAGTTAACTTGATCTCTGGCGCTCTAGGGCACCTCCTCTGGGGATTGCTCAAGGATTACCAAAAAGATCGACTGATTTTGTTCTTAGACCCAGACAAAGACCCCCTAGGCGGTGGCTATCACTTGATTCAATCTCGAATTGCGATCGGCGCGGGTGAGTTGTGGGGCCGAGGATTCATGAAAGGCACTCAAACCCAACTCAACTTTATTCCAGAGCAACATACTGACTTTATTTTTTCTGCCATTGGTGAAGAACTAGGCTTTATTGGTTGCTTTCTCGTCTTGATGGCTTTTTGGTTGATCTGTCTTCGGCTAGTCATTATCGCCCAGAACGCTAAAGATAACTTCGGCTCGTTATTGGCCGCTGGTGTCTTTTCCATGCTGGTTTTTCAAGTTGTGGTGAATGTAGGTATGACCATTGGTTTGGCCCCTGTAACTGGAATTCCGCTGCCTTGGATGAGTTACGGGCGATCGGCGCTACTAACCAATTTCGTGGCGATCGGCTTAGTGCAATCGGTGGCAAATTACCGCCAACGGTTAAAATTTTAG
- a CDS encoding HAS-barrel domain-containing protein, which yields MRLPLPQFAHQNRPPNHIAEVIETATTEFLAQCLEPEDLSFPVMPAFGSWVRSIDEESGNQVYAVVYHATTSPIDSVHRARALGLSLQDLREQQPQIFAMLKTEFRAAIVGFRPCQPGVSGAQQLSETIYQHLPPRPPQIHQAVYTCEPQEVLHFSEKLDFLRVLLQVNGAPVDALTAAAIREIYQLRQADRTWLVNAGRTLSVLLKDDYDRLRVILSQIHL from the coding sequence ATGCGGTTGCCCCTCCCTCAATTCGCCCATCAAAATCGTCCGCCCAATCACATTGCCGAAGTGATTGAGACAGCGACCACGGAGTTTTTGGCACAGTGCTTAGAACCGGAAGACTTAAGTTTTCCGGTTATGCCAGCTTTTGGAAGTTGGGTGCGCTCCATTGATGAGGAATCGGGAAATCAAGTTTATGCGGTGGTGTATCACGCCACGACTAGCCCGATTGATTCAGTGCATCGAGCGCGAGCTTTAGGGTTATCGCTGCAAGATTTGCGCGAACAGCAACCCCAAATTTTTGCCATGCTGAAGACAGAGTTTCGGGCCGCGATCGTTGGGTTTCGACCTTGTCAACCGGGAGTGAGTGGCGCGCAACAACTCAGTGAAACCATTTATCAGCACCTACCCCCTCGTCCACCTCAGATCCACCAAGCAGTTTACACCTGCGAACCACAGGAAGTGCTGCATTTTAGCGAAAAGCTAGATTTTTTAAGGGTTTTGCTGCAAGTGAATGGGGCGCCCGTGGACGCTTTAACCGCAGCGGCGATTCGAGAGATTTATCAACTGCGCCAAGCCGATCGCACCTGGCTGGTGAACGCAGGACGCACTTTGAGCGTGTTACTCAAGGATGATTACGATCGCCTCCGAGTAATTCTCAGTCAGATCCATCTATAG
- a CDS encoding SRPBCC family protein has product MAKFWTKRRLQRHRIKFQYSLVRTYQALSTASVEDLWCKIGDLTDVSWHPLLASTDVPHGLVVKPGLIYRAMTRLGPIPIRIFVERVNPGELLSVRILAIPGVEERVTYQVESTVCGTRVSYSVTLRGWLSPLVWSLTQPYAARVATKLAQAAEQAAMSTVPMNARTRSPGNSCFDF; this is encoded by the coding sequence ATGGCAAAATTCTGGACGAAACGGCGGCTTCAGCGGCATCGAATCAAGTTTCAATATTCTTTGGTGAGAACTTACCAAGCGCTCAGTACAGCTTCTGTGGAAGACTTATGGTGCAAGATTGGTGACCTCACCGACGTGTCTTGGCACCCTCTACTGGCTAGCACTGATGTTCCTCATGGCTTGGTAGTAAAACCAGGACTAATTTATCGAGCTATGACCCGCTTGGGTCCGATTCCAATTCGAATTTTTGTAGAGCGCGTCAATCCGGGCGAATTACTCAGCGTCCGAATTTTGGCTATTCCTGGGGTAGAAGAACGAGTCACGTACCAGGTCGAATCCACTGTTTGTGGCACTCGTGTTTCTTACTCGGTCACCTTGCGAGGCTGGCTCTCGCCTTTAGTTTGGTCTCTAACTCAACCCTACGCTGCCAGAGTGGCAACCAAGTTAGCGCAGGCGGCAGAGCAGGCGGCAATGTCAACCGTACCCATGAATGCAAGAACGCGATCGCCAGGGAATAGTTGTTTTGATTTTTAG
- a CDS encoding NAD(P)H dehydrogenase subunit NdhS, whose product MIFPGSAVRVISPNDTYYGFQGLVQRVTDGKVAVLFEGGNWDKLVTFRLSQLELVDATAGRKKAK is encoded by the coding sequence ATGATTTTTCCTGGTTCAGCAGTTCGGGTGATCAGCCCCAATGATACCTATTACGGCTTCCAAGGTCTGGTGCAGCGCGTGACCGATGGTAAGGTCGCTGTCTTGTTTGAAGGAGGTAACTGGGACAAGTTAGTTACGTTCCGCTTATCGCAGTTGGAGCTAGTAGATGCCACTGCGGGTCGTAAGAAAGCGAAGTAG
- the hemF gene encoding oxygen-dependent coproporphyrinogen oxidase codes for MTTSSTPEATASKLTLPTNSRQRVSQFLKDLQDQICQGLEQLDGQATFQEDSWDRPEGGGGRSRVMREGRVFEQGGVNFSEVWGSHLPPSVLVQRPEAAGHQFYATGTSMVLHPRNPYIPTVHLNYRYFEAGPVWWFGGGIDLTPYYPFAEDVVHFHQTLKQACDAHDPEYYPTFKLWCDEYFYLKHRQETRGVGGIFFDYQDGLTNHLYRGPDAEGPAALHSNQVGQIGSRSWEEIFSFIQSCGQAFLPAYVPIAERRQNTEYGDRERNFQLYRRGRYVEFNLVYDRGTIFGLQTNGRTESILMSLPPLVRWEYGYQPEPNTPEAELYQTFLKPQDWVNWFSSASQS; via the coding sequence ATGACTACTTCCTCCACTCCTGAGGCAACTGCATCTAAACTGACTCTTCCTACTAACTCACGGCAACGAGTTAGCCAATTCTTAAAAGACCTGCAAGATCAAATTTGCCAGGGTTTGGAACAGCTAGACGGGCAAGCGACCTTTCAAGAAGATTCTTGGGATCGGCCTGAAGGGGGTGGTGGGCGATCGCGAGTCATGCGGGAAGGCAGAGTCTTTGAGCAGGGCGGTGTGAACTTCTCTGAAGTCTGGGGTTCTCATCTACCCCCCTCCGTTCTGGTTCAACGCCCAGAAGCAGCAGGCCACCAGTTTTATGCCACGGGCACTTCAATGGTGCTGCACCCCCGGAACCCCTACATCCCAACGGTGCATTTAAACTACCGCTATTTTGAGGCTGGCCCCGTTTGGTGGTTTGGCGGTGGAATTGACCTCACCCCTTACTATCCTTTCGCCGAAGATGTGGTGCATTTTCACCAAACTCTGAAGCAAGCTTGCGATGCTCACGATCCTGAGTACTACCCCACCTTTAAGCTGTGGTGCGATGAATATTTCTACTTGAAGCATCGCCAAGAAACGCGAGGGGTAGGCGGCATCTTCTTTGACTACCAAGATGGACTCACTAATCACTTGTATCGCGGTCCGGACGCAGAAGGCCCAGCCGCACTCCATAGCAATCAAGTAGGCCAGATCGGCAGCCGTAGCTGGGAGGAAATCTTTAGTTTTATTCAGTCTTGTGGTCAAGCTTTCTTACCTGCTTACGTACCCATTGCCGAACGCAGACAGAATACAGAGTATGGCGATCGCGAACGTAATTTTCAACTCTATCGTCGGGGTCGTTACGTCGAATTCAACCTGGTTTATGACCGAGGCACTATTTTTGGTCTGCAAACCAATGGTCGCACCGAATCGATTTTGATGTCTTTGCCGCCTCTGGTGCGTTGGGAGTACGGCTATCAGCCAGAACCCAATACTCCTGAAGCTGAACTGTATCAAACCTTCCTCAAGCCGCAAGACTGGGTTAACTGGTTTTCTTCCGCCTCTCAGAGCTAA
- a CDS encoding Mrp/NBP35 family ATP-binding protein, which translates to MLNADSVLEVLRPVQDPELRKSLVELNMIRNVAIADGTVSFTLVLTTPACPLREFIVEDCQRAVKTLPGVQEVKVEVTAETPHQKPLPDRTGIEGVKNIIAISSGKGGVGKSTVAVNVAVALAQAGAKVGLIDADIYGPNAPTMLGLTDAQVMVSKGPQGDILEPAFNHGVKLVSMGFLIDPDQPVIWRGPMLNGIIRQFLYQTQWGDLDYLIVDMPPGTGDAQLTLAQAVPMAGAVIVTTPQTVALLDSRRGLKMFQQMGVPVLGIVENMSYFIPPDMPDRQYDIFGSEGGAKAAQELGVPLLGCVPLEIPLRQGGDRGVPITVSDPDSASAKALKAIAQQIAAKVSVAALTSA; encoded by the coding sequence ATGCTTAATGCTGATTCAGTTTTAGAAGTTCTACGCCCCGTTCAAGACCCTGAGCTTCGCAAGAGTTTAGTGGAATTGAATATGATCCGTAACGTCGCGATCGCAGATGGAACCGTTAGTTTTACGTTGGTGCTAACCACTCCTGCCTGCCCACTGCGTGAATTTATTGTTGAAGATTGTCAGAGAGCCGTCAAAACTCTGCCTGGAGTCCAAGAAGTCAAGGTAGAGGTCACTGCCGAAACGCCTCACCAGAAGCCGCTACCCGATCGCACTGGCATTGAGGGTGTAAAAAATATTATTGCCATCTCTAGTGGAAAGGGTGGCGTTGGCAAAAGTACAGTCGCTGTGAACGTGGCAGTCGCCTTGGCCCAAGCGGGAGCCAAAGTGGGCTTGATCGATGCAGATATTTATGGCCCCAACGCTCCAACGATGCTGGGTCTGACAGATGCCCAAGTGATGGTGTCCAAAGGCCCACAAGGAGACATTCTAGAGCCAGCCTTTAACCACGGCGTCAAGCTCGTTTCAATGGGCTTCCTGATTGATCCTGACCAGCCCGTAATCTGGCGTGGCCCCATGCTGAATGGAATTATTCGGCAGTTCCTCTATCAGACCCAGTGGGGCGACCTAGACTATCTGATTGTGGATATGCCCCCTGGTACCGGAGATGCTCAGTTGACTTTGGCTCAAGCAGTACCGATGGCTGGCGCTGTCATTGTCACCACTCCCCAAACGGTTGCCCTGTTAGACTCGCGCCGGGGATTAAAAATGTTCCAGCAAATGGGTGTACCTGTGTTGGGCATTGTAGAGAACATGAGCTACTTTATTCCCCCTGACATGCCCGATCGCCAATACGACATTTTTGGTTCAGAGGGAGGAGCAAAAGCGGCTCAGGAGTTGGGTGTACCTTTGCTGGGCTGTGTCCCTTTAGAAATTCCGTTACGTCAAGGTGGCGATCGCGGTGTACCCATTACAGTCTCTGATCCAGATTCAGCCTCGGCCAAAGCTTTAAAGGCAATTGCGCAACAAATTGCGGCAAAAGTTTCTGTGGCCGCGCTGACATCGGCGTAA
- a CDS encoding chromophore lyase CpcT/CpeT, with translation MQFSPELVALAHCLCGEFDNQKQAIAEPARFVHLRLWQRPISLFSEDSITLFAEQANIVNLDQPYRQRVMRLQQVQHTDLQVQYYIPRSPGAVRGFGANPALLQTLTSEQIELLPGCTLQIKIKTLEPQGYHFSASLLPSARCCFTYQNETRQVSLGFEATPEMFLSYDKGIDPTTGQVLWGAVWGPYEFTKRQDFASELAL, from the coding sequence ATGCAATTTTCACCTGAATTAGTTGCTCTAGCCCACTGCCTTTGTGGTGAATTTGATAATCAGAAACAAGCGATCGCCGAGCCTGCTCGATTTGTACATTTGCGGCTGTGGCAGCGCCCCATCTCTTTGTTTAGCGAAGACAGCATTACCTTATTTGCAGAACAAGCAAACATCGTTAATCTAGACCAACCTTACCGTCAGCGAGTCATGCGTTTGCAGCAAGTTCAACATACAGACTTGCAAGTGCAATACTACATACCGCGATCGCCTGGAGCTGTAAGAGGCTTTGGGGCTAATCCAGCTTTGCTCCAAACACTGACTTCTGAGCAAATTGAACTTCTACCCGGATGTACGCTGCAAATTAAGATCAAAACGTTGGAGCCTCAGGGCTATCACTTTTCAGCGTCGCTCTTACCCAGTGCCCGTTGTTGCTTTACCTACCAAAATGAAACTCGGCAGGTGTCACTCGGTTTTGAAGCCACCCCAGAAATGTTTTTAAGCTATGACAAAGGAATAGACCCAACCACAGGTCAAGTACTGTGGGGGGCCGTTTGGGGACCTTATGAATTTACGAAGCGCCAAGACTTTGCCAGCGAACTGGCGCTTTAA
- a CDS encoding STAS domain-containing protein: protein MEQRTYTTQDGTTVIVLTPTGRLDITTAWQFRLKLQECISKLSRHVVVNLGQVNFIDSSGLTSLVAGMRDAEKVKGSFRICNVHPEAKLVFEVTMMDSVFEIFETEDEALEGVPRGIAS, encoded by the coding sequence ATGGAGCAGAGAACTTACACAACCCAAGACGGCACAACTGTCATTGTCTTAACCCCTACCGGACGCTTAGACATTACAACCGCTTGGCAATTCCGTCTCAAGTTACAGGAATGTATCTCTAAGTTGAGCCGCCATGTGGTAGTGAACTTGGGCCAGGTCAACTTTATTGACAGTTCTGGCCTCACCTCTCTAGTGGCAGGGATGCGTGACGCAGAAAAGGTCAAAGGTAGCTTCCGCATTTGTAACGTGCATCCAGAAGCCAAACTTGTCTTCGAAGTCACCATGATGGACTCAGTATTTGAAATCTTCGAAACTGAGGATGAGGCTTTAGAAGGCGTACCGAGAGGAATTGCTAGCTAA